Proteins from one Haliaeetus albicilla chromosome 28, bHalAlb1.1, whole genome shotgun sequence genomic window:
- the TMEM140 gene encoding transmembrane protein 140 isoform X2, producing MAIAGVPTAGCTTLSREHAGARMGLLQQRCTGHLLCALTFLEAAGNLALMLYALLWEAGNLVDLPDKRIGFYNFCLWNATAGELQCLEYKHLQVMGISLPGMVLARVCVYACLVFSIFYPVFVAHVKCREEREGWKAILIILIIKMIILSGGLGTFLFQTSQWIHLSDFTGGFLALLGTQALLLLQILTATMYLSWAKQHTSVSKPFY from the exons ATGGCAATCGCAG GCGTCCCCACTGCAGGCTGTACCACACTATCAAGAGAGCACGCAGGTGCCAGGATGGGTCTGCTGCAGCAGCGGTGCACCGGGCACCTGCTGTGTGCACTGACCTTCCTTGAGGCTGCTGGAAACTTGGCCTTGATGCTCTACGCGCTGCTCTGGGAAGCCGGGAACCTGGTCGACCTCCCTGACAAACGCATTGGCTTTTACAACTTCTGCCTGTGGAACGCGacagctggggagctgcagtGCCTGGAGTACAAGCATCTGCAGGTGATGGGCATCAGCCTACCAGGAATGGTGCTAGCCAGGGTTTGTGTGTACGCCTGCCTGGTCTTCAGCATCTTCTACCCTGTTTTTGTTGCACACGTGAAgtgcagagaggagagagagggctGGAAGGCGATCCTCATCATACTCATCATCAAGATGATAATCCTGTCTGGAGGCCTGGgtacatttcttttccaaacctCGCAGTGGATTCACCTCTCGGATTTCACTGGGGGCTTCCTGGCATTGCTTGGGActcaggctctgctgctgctccagattCTCACTGCCACTATGTACCTCAGCTGGGCCAAGCAACACACATCCGTGTCAAAGCCCTTTTACTGA
- the CYREN gene encoding cell cycle regulator of non-homologous end joining, with the protein MAAGCRRRVLPAWMEAAGDERVVAAGTPPAEGGQRRRQAAGPRAAVYCMNEAELVDVALAVLAENLQREEAEEKARSGSQEEQELRAAPEEAPGSTASTGGGSGRSPALPSPAGADAGRTGWEDSEDDALRYVREIFFS; encoded by the exons ATGGCGGCGGGCTGCAGGCGGCGGGTGCTGCCGGCCTGGAtggaggcggcgggggacgagCGGGTGGTCGcggcggggaccccccccgctgagggcgggcagcggcggcggcaggcggCGGGTCCCAG GGCGGCGGTGTACTGCATGAACGAGGCGGAGCTGGTGGATGTGGCCCTGGCGGTCCTGGCGGAG AACCTGCAGCGCGAGGAAGCTGAGGAGAAGGCCCGGTCCGggagccaggaggagcaggagctccGGGCAGCGCCAGAGGAGGCTCCGGGGAGCACGGCCAGCACCGGGGGAGGCAGCGGCCGCAGCCCGGCTCTGCCGTCCCCTGCCGGTGCCGACGCGGGGCGGACGGGCTGGGAGGACTCTGAGGACGATGCTCTGAGATACGTCAGGGAGATCTTTTTCAGCTGA
- the TMEM140 gene encoding transmembrane protein 140 isoform X1 produces MAIAAGVPTAGCTTLSREHAGARMGLLQQRCTGHLLCALTFLEAAGNLALMLYALLWEAGNLVDLPDKRIGFYNFCLWNATAGELQCLEYKHLQVMGISLPGMVLARVCVYACLVFSIFYPVFVAHVKCREEREGWKAILIILIIKMIILSGGLGTFLFQTSQWIHLSDFTGGFLALLGTQALLLLQILTATMYLSWAKQHTSVSKPFY; encoded by the exons ATGGCAATCGCAG CAGGCGTCCCCACTGCAGGCTGTACCACACTATCAAGAGAGCACGCAGGTGCCAGGATGGGTCTGCTGCAGCAGCGGTGCACCGGGCACCTGCTGTGTGCACTGACCTTCCTTGAGGCTGCTGGAAACTTGGCCTTGATGCTCTACGCGCTGCTCTGGGAAGCCGGGAACCTGGTCGACCTCCCTGACAAACGCATTGGCTTTTACAACTTCTGCCTGTGGAACGCGacagctggggagctgcagtGCCTGGAGTACAAGCATCTGCAGGTGATGGGCATCAGCCTACCAGGAATGGTGCTAGCCAGGGTTTGTGTGTACGCCTGCCTGGTCTTCAGCATCTTCTACCCTGTTTTTGTTGCACACGTGAAgtgcagagaggagagagagggctGGAAGGCGATCCTCATCATACTCATCATCAAGATGATAATCCTGTCTGGAGGCCTGGgtacatttcttttccaaacctCGCAGTGGATTCACCTCTCGGATTTCACTGGGGGCTTCCTGGCATTGCTTGGGActcaggctctgctgctgctccagattCTCACTGCCACTATGTACCTCAGCTGGGCCAAGCAACACACATCCGTGTCAAAGCCCTTTTACTGA